One part of the Solanum dulcamara chromosome 8, daSolDulc1.2, whole genome shotgun sequence genome encodes these proteins:
- the LOC129900536 gene encoding probable indole-3-pyruvate monooxygenase YUCCA5 — MFTFSLEQDSVSRRCVWVNGPVIVGAGPSGLAVGACLREQGVPFVVIERSDCIASLWQKRTYDRLKLHLPKKFCQLPKFPFPNHYPEYPTKRQFIEYLELYAKHFDINPQFNECVQSAKYDETCRVWRVKTSSPNGFEVEYICQWLVVATGENAEKLVPDIEGLKDFGGEVIHACDYKSGEKYQGKNVVVIGCGNSGMEVSLDLSNHGAQPSIVCRSSVHVLPREIFGKSTFELAMFMMKWLPLWLVDNILLILAWFILGNIENYGLKRPSIGPLELKNKHGKTPVLDIGALEKIRSGKVKVVSGIKKFSCGTVELVNGERLEIDSVVLATGYCSNVPYWLQESEFFSKNGFPKAQFPNNWKGNSGLYAIGFTRKGLAGASADAINIAQDIGKVYKEDLKQKKQKVSTHRRCISTF; from the exons atgttTACCTTCTCATTAGAACAAGATTCCGTTTCTCGTAGATGTGTTTGGGTAAATGGCCCTGTAATTGTTGGTGCAGGTCCATCAGGACTAGCTGTAGGAGCTTGCTTGAGAGAACAAGGAGTTCCATTTGTCGTTATAGAAAGATCCGACTGTATTGCATCTTTATGGCAAAAACGAACTTACGATCGTTTAAAACTCCATCTCCCCAAAAAATTCTGCCAATTACCCAAATTCCCATTCCCAAATCACTACCCTGAGTACCCAACAAAGAGACAATTCATAGAATACCTGGAACTATATGCCAAACACTTTGACATAAACCCGCAATTCAACGAGTGTGTTCAATCAGCTAAGTACGACGAAACTTGCAGAGTGTGGAGGGTGAAAACTAGTTCACCCAACGGCTTTGAAGTTGAGTACATTTGCCAGTGGCTTGTTGTAGCCACGGGCGAAAATGCTGAGAAACTTGTGCCTGATATTGAAGGATTGAAAGATTTTGGAGGCGAAGTGATTCATGCTTGTGATTATAAGTCAGGGGAAAAATATCAGGGGAAgaatgttgttgttattggatGTGGGAATTCTGGCATGGAAGTCTCTCTTGATCTTTCAAATCATGGTGCTCAACCATCAATTGTGTGTCGTAGCTCG GTTCATGTTTTACCAAGAGaaatttttggaaaatcaaCATTTGAGCTAGCCATGTTTATGATGAAATGGTTGCCTCTTTGGCTAGTTGACAATATTCTACTTATTCTTGCATGGTTTATATTGGGAAACATTGAGAACTATGGACTAAAAAGACCATCAATTGGACCATTGGAACTCAAGAACAAACATGGGAAAACACCAGTTTTAGATATTGGTGCCTTGGAAAAAATTAGATCTGGAAAAGTTAAAGTTGTCTCAGGAATCAAGAAGTTTTCATGTGGCACAGTTGAACTTGTCAATGGCGAAAGACTAGAAATTGATTCCGTTGTTCTTGCTACTGGTTACTGCAGCAATGTTCCTTACTGGCTACAG GAAAGTGAATTTTTCTCCAAGAATGGCTTTCCAAAAGCACAATTCCCAAATAATTGGAAAGGAAACTCTGGACTATATGCAATTGGATTTACGAGGAAAGGGCTAGCTGGTGCTTCTGCTGATGCTATAAATATTGCACAAGATATTGGCAAAGTTTACAAAGAAGATCTCAAACAAAAAAAGCAAAAAGTTTCCACACATAGAAGATGCATCTCGACCTTTTAA